The Niallia alba genome includes a window with the following:
- a CDS encoding protein kinase domain-containing protein, with the protein MMMNTSKSQFKINSGTVIKGKWHNKQYTIIKELGYGANGTVFLADSRIGKVALKLSNNSVSITSEVNVLKSFAKVQGYSLGPSLIDVDDWVTNRGTISFYVMEYINGPDLLTFIQHKEGSWVDVLMIQLLKDLQNLHENNWIFGDLKPENLIITGPPTKIRCIDVGGTTITGRAIKEFTEFFDRGYWGLGTRKAEPSYDLFAVAMIMLNLYYPKRFNKTVGGLKQLQTMIRQKQGLVRYEGILQKALTGKYQSAKEMRLDFLKLTSGDSTKPNRSTVTAGANRNSSRQVRGQTTQSTKTRSNMAKKKKKAGWVESFLIIILISICYILYIYGQLT; encoded by the coding sequence ATGATGATGAATACATCGAAGAGTCAATTTAAAATAAATAGTGGTACAGTAATAAAAGGAAAGTGGCATAACAAGCAGTATACAATTATAAAGGAGCTTGGCTATGGAGCGAATGGTACTGTTTTTTTGGCAGATTCCAGAATAGGAAAAGTTGCTTTGAAATTAAGTAATAATAGTGTATCTATAACTTCCGAAGTAAATGTGTTGAAGTCCTTTGCAAAGGTCCAAGGTTATAGCCTTGGACCTTCTTTAATAGATGTAGATGATTGGGTAACGAATAGAGGAACTATTTCTTTTTATGTAATGGAATACATCAATGGACCTGATTTACTAACATTTATTCAACATAAGGAAGGATCATGGGTTGATGTGTTAATGATTCAATTGTTAAAAGATTTACAAAACCTTCATGAAAATAATTGGATATTTGGAGATTTAAAACCAGAGAATCTGATTATTACAGGACCTCCAACAAAAATTAGATGTATTGATGTAGGCGGAACAACCATTACCGGTAGAGCGATTAAAGAATTTACAGAGTTCTTTGATAGAGGGTATTGGGGGCTAGGTACAAGAAAGGCAGAGCCAAGTTATGATTTATTTGCTGTCGCCATGATTATGCTCAATCTTTATTATCCAAAAAGGTTTAATAAAACAGTGGGTGGACTGAAACAACTGCAAACGATGATTCGACAAAAACAGGGTCTCGTGCGCTATGAGGGAATTCTTCAAAAAGCGTTAACCGGAAAATATCAAAGCGCTAAAGAAATGCGATTAGACTTTTTAAAATTAACAAGTGGAGATTCGACAAAACCTAATAGAAGCACCGTAACAGCGGGAGCTAATAGAAATAGCTCCCGGCAAGTAAGAGGGCAAACTACTCAATCTACTAAAACAAGAAGCAATATGGCTAAAAAGAAGAAAAAGGCTGGTTGGGTCGAATCTTTTCTTATCATTATTCTTATTTCTATTTGTTATATTTTGTATATATATGGTCAATTAACTTGA
- a CDS encoding vWA domain-containing protein produces the protein MKTGTLKQILLITDGCSNKGEDPIAMAALASEQGITVNVIGVMEQDTIDEQGMKEIEGIALSGGGVSQVVYAQQLSQTVQMVTKKAMTQTLQGVVNKELQQILGSSKTMEDLPPEKRGEVMEVVDELGETVELEVLILLDTSASMKHKLPTVKEALIDLSLSLNARSGENRYSVFVFPGKKKDVEKLMDWTPRLESLTSIFPKLSTGGITPTGPALKEAVRYFKHKRSLRSLISNDDEYIEESI, from the coding sequence ATGAAAACAGGTACGTTAAAGCAAATTTTGCTTATCACAGATGGATGCTCAAATAAAGGAGAAGATCCTATTGCGATGGCAGCATTAGCTAGTGAACAAGGAATTACAGTCAATGTTATTGGAGTCATGGAGCAAGATACAATTGATGAACAAGGTATGAAAGAAATTGAAGGCATTGCACTCTCTGGGGGCGGTGTCAGTCAAGTAGTATACGCACAACAATTAAGTCAGACTGTCCAAATGGTAACGAAAAAGGCAATGACCCAAACGCTGCAAGGAGTAGTAAATAAAGAGCTTCAGCAAATTCTAGGTTCCTCAAAGACAATGGAGGATCTGCCGCCAGAAAAAAGAGGGGAAGTAATGGAGGTTGTTGACGAACTTGGAGAAACAGTCGAACTTGAGGTGCTAATTTTATTGGATACAAGTGCTAGTATGAAGCATAAACTTCCAACAGTTAAGGAAGCATTAATTGATTTGTCCTTAAGCTTGAATGCTAGATCTGGTGAAAACCGCTATTCTGTATTTGTATTTCCCGGGAAAAAGAAAGATGTCGAAAAATTAATGGATTGGACTCCTCGTTTAGAATCTCTTACAAGTATTTTTCCGAAATTATCGACAGGAGGAATTACACCGACAGGTCCAGCTTTAAAAGAAGCAGTTCGTTACTTTAAGCATAAGCGCTCATTAAGGAGCTTGATTTCAAATGATGATGAATACATCGAAGAGTCAATTTAA
- the hpt gene encoding hypoxanthine phosphoribosyltransferase, translating into MKHDIEKILISEEEIQGKIRDLAFQLTEEYQDKFPLAIGVLKGAMPFMADLLKRVDTYLEMDFMDVSSYGNSTVSSGEVKILKDLDTSVEGRDILIIEDIIDSGLTLSYLVELFRYRKAKSIKIVTLLDKPSGRKTNLEADYVGFNVPDAFVVGYGLDYAEKYRNLPYIGVLKPEVYASDSK; encoded by the coding sequence ATGAAACACGATATTGAAAAAATATTGATATCTGAAGAAGAAATACAAGGTAAAATCAGGGATTTGGCTTTTCAACTTACAGAGGAATATCAAGATAAATTTCCTTTGGCAATTGGAGTGTTAAAAGGTGCTATGCCCTTTATGGCCGATCTTTTAAAGCGAGTGGATACATACCTAGAGATGGATTTTATGGATGTATCAAGTTATGGTAACTCTACTGTTTCTTCTGGAGAAGTAAAAATTTTAAAAGATTTGGATACTTCTGTTGAAGGAAGAGACATACTAATTATTGAGGATATTATTGATAGTGGATTAACATTAAGTTATCTTGTAGAGTTGTTCCGTTATCGTAAAGCAAAATCAATCAAAATTGTGACTCTTCTTGATAAACCTTCTGGTAGAAAAACGAATCTTGAAGCAGATTATGTAGGATTTAACGTGCCAGACGCTTTTGTTGTGGGGTATGGATTAGACTACGCAGAAAAATATCGTAATCTACCTTATATTGGTGTTTTAAAACCGGAAGTTTATGCAAGTGATAGTAAATAA
- the spoIIE gene encoding stage II sporulation protein E, whose translation MEKVERDIIDPIGEVDFGKSRDSFSSFVHKFNTKLESFFLVKGYLLLIIGFLLGRALILGQLTPFALPFFAAVYLSRKDKAPLALIGLIAGAATLGITEAASNFVLSFFFLISYKIILNWKSKEQQLVPVFVFGLVFLGSLVKAYLLTNGFTLYGGMLAFVEGSLGYILTLIFLQSLPLMTVNKRRQALKTEEIVCLIIMLASIMTGTIGWAVYGLSIEHIMSRYLVLVFSFIAGATIGSTVGVVTGLIFSLASISSFYHMSLLAFSGLLGGLLKEGKKIGVALGLFIATLLIGMYGEGGGVLSVSLMETTIAVFLFLLTPKSLTSRIAKHIPGTAEYSQEQQQYMRKMRDVTAQRVSQFSNVFQALSKSFSSPNISEMIEEEDKELDYFLSNVTEKTCQTCFRKEHCWARNFNTTYDYMKDIMTEMADTGGNISPSLSREWDKHCTRSKKVTDAIHQELTLYQANQKLKKQVQESRKLVADQLLGVSEVMGDFAKEIQRERENHYKQEELILEAIQEFGIHIENVEIYSLEQGNVDIDITIPYNTGYGECEKLIAPMLSDILGETIIVNKEEVSEYSNDYSHATFRSAKAYTVETGVAHAAKDGGFISGDSYSTIELGLGKYAMAISDGMGNGKRAHVESEETLQLLQKILQSGIEEQVAIKSINSILSLRTTDEIFSTLDLAMIDLQNAAVKFLKIGSTPSFIKRGSKIMKIQASNLPMGILQEFDVDVVSEQLKAGDLLIMMSDGVFEGPKHVENFEIWMKRKIKELKTENPQEVADLIMEEVIRSRLGLIEDDMTVLVAKIDHNIPKWASIPVKGFKQMAN comes from the coding sequence ATGGAGAAAGTAGAAAGGGATATAATCGATCCGATTGGTGAAGTTGATTTTGGGAAGTCGCGGGATAGCTTCAGCTCATTTGTTCATAAATTTAATACAAAATTGGAGAGTTTCTTTTTAGTAAAGGGTTATTTGTTACTAATCATTGGTTTTTTGCTTGGACGTGCCTTAATATTAGGGCAGCTTACTCCTTTTGCTCTTCCATTTTTTGCAGCTGTGTATCTATCAAGGAAAGATAAAGCCCCACTTGCCCTTATTGGATTAATAGCTGGTGCGGCCACTTTAGGGATAACTGAGGCTGCTTCTAATTTTGTCTTGTCTTTCTTCTTTTTGATTAGCTATAAAATCATTTTGAATTGGAAAAGTAAAGAACAACAACTTGTACCGGTATTTGTGTTTGGGCTTGTTTTTCTAGGCAGCTTAGTGAAAGCCTATCTTTTAACAAATGGTTTTACATTGTATGGTGGAATGTTAGCGTTTGTAGAAGGAAGCCTTGGGTATATTCTAACATTAATCTTTTTGCAAAGCCTACCCCTGATGACCGTTAATAAAAGGAGACAAGCACTAAAAACAGAAGAGATTGTATGTCTTATCATCATGCTAGCTTCTATTATGACCGGAACAATTGGTTGGGCGGTTTATGGCTTATCAATTGAACATATTATGTCTCGTTATTTAGTTCTCGTGTTTTCCTTTATTGCTGGGGCAACTATTGGATCGACTGTCGGTGTGGTAACTGGATTAATTTTTAGTCTTGCAAGCATTTCTAGCTTTTATCATATGAGCTTATTAGCTTTTTCAGGACTTTTAGGTGGTTTGTTGAAAGAAGGTAAGAAGATTGGTGTGGCACTGGGCTTGTTTATTGCTACGCTTCTAATTGGAATGTATGGAGAAGGAGGAGGCGTCTTATCCGTTTCCTTAATGGAAACGACAATAGCTGTTTTCCTATTCCTTTTAACACCAAAAAGTTTGACCTCTCGCATTGCAAAGCATATACCTGGAACAGCAGAATATTCCCAAGAACAACAGCAATATATGAGAAAGATGAGAGACGTTACAGCACAAAGAGTTTCTCAATTTTCCAATGTTTTTCAGGCACTCTCTAAAAGTTTTTCCTCTCCCAACATAAGTGAGATGATAGAGGAGGAAGATAAGGAGTTAGACTACTTTTTAAGTAATGTTACGGAAAAAACATGCCAAACATGCTTTCGAAAGGAACATTGCTGGGCGCGTAACTTTAATACAACCTATGATTATATGAAAGATATTATGACTGAAATGGCTGATACTGGTGGAAATATTTCTCCTAGTCTTTCAAGGGAATGGGATAAGCATTGTACAAGATCGAAGAAGGTAACTGATGCAATCCATCAAGAACTAACATTGTATCAAGCTAATCAAAAATTAAAAAAACAAGTGCAGGAAAGCAGAAAACTAGTTGCCGATCAATTGCTCGGTGTATCCGAAGTAATGGGTGACTTTGCGAAAGAAATTCAAAGAGAAAGAGAAAATCATTATAAGCAGGAAGAATTAATACTAGAGGCTATTCAAGAGTTTGGTATTCATATTGAAAATGTAGAAATATATAGTTTGGAACAGGGGAATGTCGATATCGATATAACGATTCCATATAATACAGGCTATGGAGAATGTGAAAAACTAATTGCACCGATGCTATCTGATATTCTTGGAGAAACGATTATTGTCAATAAAGAGGAGGTTTCCGAGTATTCTAATGATTACAGTCATGCAACATTTCGGTCGGCAAAAGCTTATACAGTGGAGACAGGTGTTGCCCATGCGGCCAAGGATGGTGGATTTATATCAGGAGACAGCTATTCTACAATCGAGTTAGGATTAGGAAAATATGCAATGGCCATAAGCGATGGAATGGGTAATGGTAAGCGCGCCCATGTAGAAAGTGAAGAAACACTTCAATTATTACAAAAAATTCTTCAATCAGGGATTGAGGAACAGGTTGCTATAAAATCGATTAATTCCATTCTTTCTTTAAGAACAACAGATGAAATTTTTTCAACTTTAGATTTAGCGATGATTGATCTCCAAAATGCAGCAGTGAAATTTTTGAAAATTGGTTCTACGCCTAGTTTTATTAAAAGAGGTTCGAAAATAATGAAGATACAGGCAAGTAATTTACCAATGGGTATCCTTCAAGAATTTGATGTCGATGTTGTAAGTGAACAATTAAAAGCCGGAGATTTGTTAATTATGATGAGTGATGGTGTTTTTGAAGGGCCAAAACATGTTGAAAACTTTGAAATTTGGATGAAGAGAAAAATCAAAGAATTGAAGACAGAAAATCCTCAAGAGGTAGCCGATTTAATTATGGAGGAGGTTATACGATCTCGTCTCGGGTTAATTGAGGATGATATGACGGTGTTAGTTGCAAAAATTGATCATAATATTCCTAAATGGGCATCTATTCCAGTAAAAGGCTTTAAGCAAATGGCAAATTAA
- the tilS gene encoding tRNA lysidine(34) synthetase TilS, giving the protein MFEDQVSNYLQRKKVTLEGKKILVGVSGGPDSLALLHFLWTKEEEWKIKVYAGHVDHMFRGGESLEEAKFVKLFCEKRNIPFSWERINLPVFIEKTGMNSQKAARECRYSFYEKIMKEFNLDYLALGHHGDDQIETILMRLTRGSSGKARAGIPFIRPFGAGNIIRPFLCLERDDIEEYCKVHNLNPRRDPSNEKDTYSRNRYRKYVVPFLKKENIHAAKHFQRFSEELADDEAYLMEQAEERLSFILVEKREQEAVVDINRFLSIAIPLQRRCIQLILNYLYDEMPISLSALHTEQMMILLKSPHSSGNIDLPNGLKVKKSYHYLHFQLNFSPTKSFYYELSKMGELLLPNGYNIKVEYIDGEHHTDNHCILLDSSISFPLIIRTRSAGDRIHLKGMNGKKKVNRIFIDEKIPIHERENWPIITDSNGEILWIPGLKKSIYSHSNTNSGSNLLITYKKQ; this is encoded by the coding sequence ATGTTTGAGGATCAAGTTTCAAATTACCTGCAAAGAAAAAAAGTGACTTTAGAAGGAAAAAAAATCTTAGTTGGAGTGTCGGGGGGCCCCGATTCTTTAGCACTTCTTCATTTTTTATGGACAAAAGAAGAAGAGTGGAAAATCAAGGTTTATGCCGGGCATGTTGATCATATGTTTCGAGGGGGGGAGTCGCTAGAAGAAGCCAAATTTGTAAAATTGTTCTGTGAAAAAAGGAACATTCCCTTTTCTTGGGAGAGAATAAATTTACCAGTGTTTATTGAAAAAACAGGGATGAACTCACAAAAAGCGGCAAGAGAATGTAGATATTCTTTTTATGAAAAAATCATGAAAGAATTTAATTTAGACTATTTAGCATTAGGTCATCATGGCGATGATCAAATAGAAACAATTCTGATGCGATTAACGAGAGGAAGTTCAGGTAAGGCGAGAGCTGGAATTCCTTTTATCCGTCCTTTCGGAGCAGGAAATATTATTCGTCCCTTTTTATGTTTAGAAAGGGACGACATTGAGGAATATTGTAAAGTACATAATTTAAATCCAAGAAGAGATCCAAGCAATGAAAAAGACACATACAGCCGCAATCGATATAGAAAGTATGTTGTGCCCTTTTTGAAAAAAGAAAACATACACGCGGCAAAGCATTTCCAGCGGTTTAGTGAAGAATTAGCAGACGATGAAGCTTATTTAATGGAGCAGGCAGAAGAAAGGCTTTCATTTATATTAGTCGAAAAACGAGAACAGGAAGCAGTAGTTGATATTAATCGATTTCTTTCAATAGCTATTCCTTTACAAAGAAGATGTATTCAACTAATATTAAATTATCTCTATGACGAGATGCCTATTTCATTATCCGCATTACATACTGAGCAAATGATGATATTACTTAAGAGTCCTCATTCTTCTGGAAATATTGATCTCCCGAATGGTCTGAAAGTGAAAAAGTCGTACCATTATCTTCATTTTCAGCTTAATTTTTCTCCAACAAAATCCTTTTATTATGAATTATCAAAAATGGGAGAGTTATTATTACCAAATGGGTATAATATTAAGGTAGAATATATAGACGGTGAACATCATACTGATAATCATTGTATTCTTTTGGATTCTTCTATTTCCTTCCCTCTTATTATCCGTACAAGAAGCGCTGGCGATAGAATCCATTTAAAAGGGATGAATGGTAAGAAAAAAGTGAACCGCATTTTTATAGATGAGAAGATTCCAATCCATGAAAGAGAGAATTGGCCAATTATTACAGATAGTAATGGTGAAATTCTTTGGATACCAGGACTAAAAAAATCGATATATTCTCATAGTAATACGAATAGTGGTAGTAATCTATTAATAACATATAAAAAGCAATGA
- the ftsH gene encoding ATP-dependent zinc metalloprotease FtsH, whose amino-acid sequence MNRIFRNTIFYLLIFLVIIGVVSFFNGNNQPTKHLTYTELINHLEAGDVAEITQQPERGVLEVRGKLKGYKENETFVSYVTNNETNAQVILKAATEGSDIDVQPAQETSGWITFFTSIIPFVIIFILFFFLLNQAQGGGGGRVMNFGKSKAKLYNEEKKKVRFNDVAGADEEKQELVEVVEFLKDPRKFAELGARIPKGVLLNGPPGTGKTLLARAVAGEAGVPFFSISGSDFVEMFVGVGASRVRDLFENAKKNAPCIIFIDEIDAVGRQRGAGLGGGHDEREQTLNQLLVEMDGFGANEGIIIIAATNRPDILDPALLRPGRFDRQITVDRPDVNGREAVLRVHARNKPLDESVNLKSIAQRTPGFSGADLENLLNEAALVAARADKKKIDMEDMDEATDRVIAGPSKKSRVVSKKERNIVSYHEAGHTIIGVVLDEADMVHKVTIVPRGQAGGYAVMLPKEDRFLMTKQELLDKITGLLGGRVAEDIVFGEVSTGAHNDFQRATGIARKMVTEYGMSDKLGPLQFGQAQSQVFLGRDLNNEQNYSDAIAYDIDLEIQRIIKECYERAKQILTENREKLNLIAETLLEIETLDAEQINSLYKDGVLPDRTKQVDTTLGSEDVKVNINKKDDRDE is encoded by the coding sequence ATGAACCGTATTTTTCGTAATACCATTTTTTATTTATTAATCTTTTTAGTAATTATCGGTGTGGTTAGTTTTTTCAATGGAAATAATCAGCCTACCAAGCATTTAACATATACTGAATTAATAAATCACCTTGAAGCTGGTGATGTTGCAGAAATAACGCAGCAGCCTGAAAGAGGTGTACTTGAAGTACGAGGGAAATTAAAGGGCTACAAAGAAAATGAAACATTTGTTTCTTATGTAACAAACAATGAAACAAATGCTCAAGTGATCTTGAAAGCTGCTACAGAAGGTTCTGATATCGATGTTCAGCCTGCACAAGAAACAAGTGGATGGATCACATTCTTTACTTCAATTATCCCGTTTGTGATTATTTTCATCTTATTTTTCTTCTTACTCAATCAAGCCCAAGGTGGCGGCGGCGGCCGAGTAATGAACTTTGGTAAAAGTAAGGCAAAGCTTTACAATGAAGAAAAGAAAAAAGTTCGCTTTAATGATGTAGCAGGAGCCGACGAAGAAAAGCAAGAACTAGTAGAAGTAGTGGAATTCTTAAAAGATCCACGTAAATTTGCTGAGCTAGGTGCAAGAATACCAAAAGGAGTCCTTCTTAATGGACCTCCAGGAACAGGTAAAACACTACTTGCTAGAGCGGTTGCAGGAGAAGCTGGCGTACCTTTCTTCTCCATCAGTGGTTCTGACTTCGTAGAAATGTTTGTAGGGGTAGGGGCTTCACGTGTTCGTGATTTATTCGAAAATGCGAAGAAAAATGCTCCTTGTATTATCTTCATTGATGAAATAGATGCAGTCGGTCGTCAGCGTGGAGCTGGTTTAGGTGGAGGACACGATGAACGTGAACAAACCTTAAACCAACTATTAGTTGAAATGGATGGATTCGGTGCAAACGAAGGTATTATTATTATCGCTGCTACAAACCGTCCTGATATTTTAGACCCTGCATTATTACGTCCAGGTCGTTTTGACCGACAAATTACGGTAGACAGACCAGATGTTAATGGTCGTGAGGCAGTTTTACGTGTACATGCTCGTAATAAGCCTTTAGATGAGTCTGTCAATCTAAAAAGCATTGCTCAGCGTACACCAGGATTTTCTGGAGCTGATTTAGAAAATCTTCTAAATGAAGCAGCGCTTGTTGCTGCGAGAGCTGATAAGAAGAAAATTGATATGGAAGACATGGATGAGGCAACAGACCGTGTTATTGCTGGACCTTCCAAGAAAAGCCGAGTTGTTTCTAAAAAAGAAAGAAATATTGTTTCTTACCATGAAGCAGGTCATACAATTATCGGTGTTGTGTTAGATGAGGCTGATATGGTTCATAAAGTAACAATCGTACCTAGAGGTCAAGCTGGTGGATATGCAGTTATGCTTCCTAAGGAAGATCGTTTCTTAATGACAAAACAAGAGCTTCTTGATAAGATTACTGGATTACTTGGTGGTCGTGTGGCAGAGGATATCGTATTTGGTGAAGTAAGTACCGGAGCACATAATGATTTCCAAAGAGCTACAGGGATTGCTCGTAAGATGGTAACAGAGTATGGGATGAGTGATAAGCTTGGACCATTACAATTCGGTCAAGCACAAAGTCAAGTGTTCCTAGGCAGAGATTTAAATAATGAACAAAATTATTCTGATGCAATTGCATATGATATTGATTTAGAAATTCAACGAATCATAAAAGAGTGTTATGAAAGAGCGAAACAAATTCTTACAGAAAATCGTGAGAAGTTAAACCTAATCGCTGAAACACTTCTTGAAATCGAAACGTTGGACGCAGAACAAATCAATAGTTTGTATAAAGACGGTGTTCTGCCAGATCGTACGAAACAGGTAGATACTACTTTAGGTTCAGAGGATGTAAAGGTAAATATTAATAAAAAGGATGATAGAGACGAGTAA
- the cysK gene encoding cysteine synthase A: MSKIANSVVDLIGGTPIVKLNRLVDDSSADVYLKLEYMNPGSSVKDRIALAMIEAAEKSGDLKPGSTIIEPTSGNTGIGLAMVAAAKGYRAILVMPETMSIERRRLLKAYGAELVLTPGPEGMGGAIRKAEELAKENGYFIPQQFKNISNPEVHRLTTGPEIVDAFGDEGLDAFIAGIGTGGTITGAGEVLKEKYNDIKIYAVEPADSPVLSGGKPGPHKIQGIGAGFVPDILNSEVYDGIIKVSTEDAFEYARRAGKEEGVLGGISSGAAIYAALQVAKELGKGKKVLAIIPSNGERYLSTPLYQFDEEE; the protein is encoded by the coding sequence ATGTCAAAAATCGCAAATTCTGTAGTAGATCTTATCGGTGGAACACCCATTGTAAAATTAAATCGTTTAGTGGATGATTCTAGTGCAGATGTTTATTTAAAATTAGAATACATGAATCCGGGAAGCAGTGTAAAAGATCGTATTGCGTTAGCGATGATTGAAGCTGCTGAAAAAAGCGGGGATTTAAAGCCAGGTAGCACTATCATTGAGCCAACAAGTGGAAATACAGGTATTGGACTTGCTATGGTTGCTGCAGCAAAAGGTTACCGTGCTATTTTAGTTATGCCAGAAACAATGAGCATTGAACGTCGTAGATTGCTAAAAGCTTATGGTGCTGAGCTAGTATTAACACCAGGACCAGAAGGAATGGGTGGAGCTATCCGCAAAGCAGAAGAATTAGCAAAAGAAAATGGCTATTTTATTCCCCAACAATTTAAAAATATTTCTAATCCTGAAGTACATAGGTTAACAACTGGACCAGAAATTGTGGATGCTTTCGGTGATGAAGGTTTAGATGCATTCATTGCTGGTATTGGTACAGGTGGAACAATCACTGGTGCTGGGGAAGTGTTAAAAGAAAAATATAATGATATCAAAATTTATGCAGTAGAACCTGCTGATTCTCCAGTGCTGTCAGGTGGAAAACCAGGACCGCATAAAATCCAAGGAATTGGTGCTGGATTTGTTCCAGATATCTTAAATAGTGAAGTATACGATGGCATCATTAAAGTTTCAACAGAAGATGCTTTTGAATATGCGCGTCGTGCAGGTAAAGAAGAAGGCGTATTAGGTGGGATTTCTTCAGGTGCAGCTATTTACGCAGCGTTACAAGTTGCAAAAGAGCTAGGAAAAGGGAAAAAAGTATTAGCGATTATCCCAAGTAACGGAGAACGCTACCTAAGCACACCTCTTTATCAATTTGATGAAGAAGAATAA
- the hslO gene encoding Hsp33 family molecular chaperone HslO gives MSDYLVKALAFDGEVRAYAVRSTETVGEGQRRHHTWPTASAALGRSLTATAMLGAMLKGDQKLTVKIDGGGPIGLILVDGNAKGEVRGYVTNPQVHFDLNEHGKLDVRRAVGTEGTLSVVKDIGMRDYFTGQVPIVSGELGEDFTYYLFNSEQVPSSVGVGVLVNPDDSILAAGGFIIQLMPGAKEDTITKIENRLSEIPPISKLIEKGLTPEELLEEVCGKDNVKVIEKMPISFTCTCSKERFSNAIISLGQAEIEDIIETDGQAEAECHFCNEKYMFNKDELEKLLEEAK, from the coding sequence ATGAGTGATTATTTAGTAAAAGCGTTAGCGTTTGATGGTGAAGTTCGTGCATATGCAGTAAGAAGTACAGAAACAGTTGGAGAAGGGCAAAGAAGACATCATACTTGGCCAACAGCATCAGCTGCTTTAGGTAGATCTTTAACAGCAACAGCAATGTTAGGTGCAATGCTTAAAGGAGATCAAAAATTAACAGTGAAAATCGATGGTGGCGGTCCAATTGGGCTTATCCTAGTTGATGGTAATGCAAAAGGCGAAGTACGTGGATATGTTACCAATCCACAAGTTCATTTCGATTTAAATGAGCATGGGAAATTAGATGTGAGAAGAGCGGTTGGGACAGAAGGGACGTTATCTGTTGTAAAAGATATCGGAATGCGCGACTATTTTACCGGTCAGGTTCCTATCGTTTCAGGGGAGCTTGGAGAAGATTTTACTTACTATCTGTTTAATTCAGAACAGGTACCTTCCTCTGTCGGAGTTGGCGTGTTAGTAAATCCGGATGACAGCATTTTAGCTGCAGGAGGATTTATTATTCAATTAATGCCAGGTGCAAAAGAGGATACGATTACGAAAATTGAGAATAGGCTAAGCGAAATACCACCTATTTCTAAGTTAATTGAGAAAGGTTTAACACCAGAGGAATTATTAGAAGAGGTTTGTGGAAAAGATAATGTAAAAGTAATTGAAAAAATGCCTATTTCATTTACGTGTACATGTTCGAAAGAAAGATTTTCTAATGCTATTATTAGCTTAGGGCAAGCAGAAATCGAAGATATTATCGAAACAGACGGACAAGCGGAAGCTGAATGCCATTTCTGTAATGAGAAGTATATGTTTAACAAAGACGAGCTAGAAAAATTACTTGAAGAGGCGAAGTAA
- a CDS encoding type III pantothenate kinase, with amino-acid sequence MIFVFDIGNTNIVLGVYDKEELKHHWRIETNRYKTEDEYGMIIKSLFDHVGLTFSDIDGIIISSVVPPIMFSLERMCQKYFQLKPLVVGPGTKTGLNIKYDNPKEVGADRIVNAVAAIHEYGSPLIVVDFGTATTFCYINEHKQYMGGAIAPGINIATEALYSRAAKLPRIEIARPEGVIGKNTVSAMQSGILFGYVGQVEGIVKRMKEDSVVKPKVIATGGLANLIAKESNIIDAIDPFLTLKGLQLIYKKNKDTLK; translated from the coding sequence ATGATTTTTGTTTTTGATATTGGAAATACAAATATAGTATTAGGTGTATATGATAAAGAAGAATTAAAACATCATTGGAGAATCGAAACAAATCGTTATAAAACGGAAGATGAGTATGGTATGATCATTAAATCTCTATTCGACCATGTTGGTTTAACATTTTCGGATATTGATGGGATTATTATTTCATCGGTTGTTCCTCCAATCATGTTTTCATTAGAAAGAATGTGCCAAAAGTATTTCCAATTGAAACCGTTAGTAGTTGGTCCAGGAACAAAAACCGGCTTAAACATAAAATATGATAATCCGAAAGAGGTAGGGGCAGATCGAATTGTTAATGCGGTCGCAGCTATTCATGAATATGGAAGCCCGTTGATCGTGGTTGACTTTGGTACAGCGACGACTTTCTGCTATATAAATGAACATAAGCAATACATGGGTGGTGCTATAGCGCCGGGGATTAATATAGCTACAGAGGCTTTGTATTCTAGAGCAGCTAAATTGCCTCGTATCGAGATTGCGAGACCAGAAGGAGTAATCGGTAAAAATACTGTTTCTGCGATGCAATCAGGAATTCTTTTTGGCTATGTAGGACAGGTTGAAGGCATAGTGAAGAGAATGAAGGAAGACAGTGTTGTTAAGCCGAAGGTTATTGCAACAGGAGGATTAGCAAACCTTATTGCCAAAGAATCAAATATTATTGATGCAATAGATCCGTTTCTAACATTAAAGGGATTGCAGCTTATTTATAAAAAAAATAAGGATACACTAAAATAG